A stretch of the Capsicum annuum cultivar UCD-10X-F1 chromosome 8, UCD10Xv1.1, whole genome shotgun sequence genome encodes the following:
- the LOC124886645 gene encoding uncharacterized protein LOC124886645: protein MVEVDEVDSEDSSCNPEETDNDSCNASDYSDYDSKELEVLAKERKRTINDKFFEYKELHRFMTFKDIAKARRFISLHALANGYNLAIKKNSKRFRVVCQNVCNFFCLISGEKNCSGVSVKTLMGKHKCDDPCGNYKVSATTLAYYFKEKLQAKPKYKIKDIRVDLKIAFNINASFRKCKRAKRMIWEKMEGSFCDDYKKLVGYTNSLLESKVGSDVSLKVLLIEEKRQLLRMYICFDALKFKAGLRPFIGLDGTFLKGKAKGQLLCVLGQDSINYIYPIAWAIVHKECKATWLWFVKLLQQSLSLNNGEGITLILDMQKELAGIPCPHAIKELLYKESDPREEIHWWYTKEAYLLTYHSKLQPVSGPKLWKIDPAEAIELPPWVTLAGRPPTTRKRDKD, encoded by the exons ATGGTAGAGGTTGATGAAGTAGATAGTGAAGATAGCAGTTGCAACCCTGAGGAAACTGATAATGATAGTTGTAATGCCTCTGATTATTCTGATTATGATTCTAAGGAGTTAGAGGTTCTcgctaaagaaagaaaaagaacaatcAATGACAAGTTTTTTGAATACAAGGAGTTACATAGGTTTATGACTTTCAAAGATATAGCTAAAGCTAGAAGATTCATTAGTTTGCATGCATTAGCAAATGGCTATAACCTAGcgataaaaaaaaactcaaaaagatttaggGTTGTTTGTCAAAATGTGTGCAACTTTTTCTGCCTAATTTCTGGTGAGAAGAATTGTTCTGGTGTTAGTGTGAAAACATTAATGGGAAAGCATAAATGTGATGATCCATGTGGTAACTATAAGGTTTCAGCAACTACACTTGCTTATTACTTCAAGGAAAAATTACAAGCTAAACCCAAATATAAGATCAaagacattagagttgatctcaaAATTGCATTCAACATTAATGCTTCTTTTAGGAAGTGTAAGAGAGCTAAAAGAATGATTTGGGAAAAAATGGAAGGCAGTTTTTGTGATGACTATAAAAAGCTTGTTGGATATACGAATTCTCTATTGGAGAGTAAAGTAGGGAGTGATGTTAGCCTTAAGGTTTTACTAATTGAAGAAAAAAGGCAGCTTTTGAGAATGTATATCTGTTTTGATGCACTAAAGTTTAAAGCTGGTTTGAGACCTTTCATTGGATTAGATGGAACTTTTTTGAAAGGTAAAGCCAAAGGTCAACTCTTATGTGTTCTTGGTCAAGActcaataaattatatttatcctATTGCTTGGGCCATCGTGCACAAAGAATGCAAAGCTACTTGGCTTTGGTTTGTGAAATTGCTTCAGCAGTCTCTAAGCCTCAACAATGGAGAAGGGATCACATTAATCTTGGATATGCAAAAG GAACTTGCCGGAATACCTTGTCCCCATGCAATCAAGGAACTTCTTTATAAGGAGAGTGATCCTAGGGAAGAGATCCACTGGTGGTACACAAAGGAGGCATATCTCTTGACTTATCATTCAAAGCTACAACCAGTGTCTGGCCCTAAGTTATGGAAAATTGATCCAGCAGAAGCAATAGAACTACCCCCTTGGGTAACCCTGGCTGGCAGACCTCCAACAACAAGGAAAAGAGATAAAGATTAA